A window of the Harmonia axyridis chromosome 5, icHarAxyr1.1, whole genome shotgun sequence genome harbors these coding sequences:
- the LOC123679827 gene encoding sodium channel protein Nach-like: protein MIMVKSRQPSNSLAVKKSKNLKTSWRDYLKILKTSWKVQTQVFFENSTLHGVRYIAEKGRPFFENFMWFVCVMVGLITSIIIIFSLWEKFQTNPTITGLDTDFHSWDVAFPAITICQEKPGNMTLIDDYIENKFSDIEDKDQAKKFLELLTTLSYDNMKDIGQFGKFDVFLEASTLKNIMISMMNKCQDIFDSCEWKSKPYDCCEGFFPVFTENGFCYTFNSRHHEKRNENSPPFKEEKIKETDLKWSLAFTVKNTDINIPIYMLNSDEIAGIDTPPQHVWDFTMKSISFAVRQTYTTEDTRQLSIKQRRCIFADERKLEIDYMYTYTACTRQCRIDSSMKLCGCVPFFYSFRSGSPYRYCSIREMECIANNKDQIVDIESCDCQLGCSNTVYEVEKLSSNNEVDISTMEIGFLSWPMIRYKREVLFGWVDLLVSFGGIAGLFLGFSLLSGVEMIYYFTIRAYFMIVKERGTLEKIYEEDKLKPKPSYDLSLTPYFVSDPLPGNGYNELRKDHMKKMKLKKSNKIEPLKGKWRPEDSILPPYGIQFSE, encoded by the exons ATGATCATGGTCAAGTCAAGACAGCCTTCCAATTCCCTAGCAGTGAAGAAGAGCAAAAACCTAAAAACGAGTTGGAGGGATTacctaaaaatactgaaaaccAGTTGGAAGGTTCAGACTCAagtgtttttcgaaaattctaCTCTACATGGCGTCAGATACATTGCCGAAAAGGGAAGACCTTTTTTCGAAAA CTTTATGTGGTTTGTATGCGTTATGGTTGGATTGATCACGTCCATAATAATAATCTTCAGTCTATGGGAAAAGTTCCAAACGAATCCAACAATTACAGGTCTTGATACAGATTTTCACAGTTGGGACGTAGCTTTCCCTGCTATAACTATCTGTCAGGAAAAACCAGGAAATATGACATTGATCGATGATTATATCGAAAA CAAGTTCAGTGATATCGAAGATAAAGATCAAGCAAAGAAGTTTTTAGAACTCTTGACCACACTGTCATATGATAACATGAAGGATATAGGACAGTTTGGCAAATTTGATGTCTTCCTCGAGGCATCTACcttgaaaaatattatgataTCG ATGATGAACAAATGCCAAGATATATTCGATAGTTGCGAATGGAAGTCTAAACCTTATGATTGTTGTGAAGGATTTTTTCCAGTGTTTACAGAAAACGGATTCTGTTACACCTTCAACTCTAGACATCACGAGAAACGAAATGAAAATTCACCTCCGTTCAAAGAAGAAAAGATCAAAGAAACTGATTTGAAGTGGAGTCTTGCCTTTACTGTGAAGAATACTGACATCAACATACCG ATATACATGTTGAACTCTGATGAAATAGCTGGAATTGACACCCCACCCCAGCACGTTTGGGACTTCACAATGAAGAGCATATCTTTCGCTGTCAGACAAACTTACACCACTGAAGATACTAGACAACTAAGCATCAAACAGCGTCGCTGTATCTTCGCAGatgagagaaaattggaaatcgACTACATGTACACGTATACAGCCTGTACAAGACAATGCAGGATAGATAGCTCGATGAAACTGTGTGGTTGTGTACCTTTTTTCTACAGTTTTAGGAGTGGTAGTCCATACAGATATTGCAGCATCCGAGAAATGGAGTGTATTGCTAACAATAAGGATCAAATCGTGGACATTGAAAGTTGTGACTGCCAATTAGGATGCTCGAACACTGTTTACGAAGTGGAGAAATTAAGTTCTAACAA TGAAGTTGATATCAGTACTATGGAAATTGGATTTTTGTCGTGGCCAATGATACGATATAAAAGAGAAGTTCTTTTCGGATGGGTAGATCTTTTAG tGTCTTTTGGTGGAATCGCAGGTCTGTTTCTCGGCTTCAGTCTGCTTTCCGGCGTTGAAATGATCTATTATTTTACTATTAGAGCCTATTTCATGATTGTGAAAGAACGGGGAACACTTGAGAAAATTTATGAAGAAGATAAGTTGAAACCTAAACCTAGCTACGATTTGAGTTTAACTCCATATTTTGTATCAGATCCATTACCTGGTAATGGCTATAATGAACTTAGGAAGGATCAcatgaagaagatgaagttgAAAAAGTCAAAC AAAATAGAACCGCTCAAAGGCAAATGGAGACCGGAAGACAGCATACTCCCACCATATGGCATCCAATTTTCTGAATGA